GTAGTACGTCCGCTCGGCGATGGCGATCTCCTCGGCCGCCTTCAGCCGGGCCTGCTCCGAGGCCCGCTTGGCGATGGCCTCGGCGATGTCCGCCTCCTGCTTGGCGCGGGCGGCCTCCGGGCGGCCGAGGTCCTCCAGGTAGGAGCCCTCGGTGGTGATGTCCTGGATCTGGAAGGCGTCCAGGATCAGGCCCTGGCCGGAGAGGCTGGCCTCGGCCTCCTCCGCGACCTGGCCGGCGAACGCGGCCCGGTCCCGGATGATGTCCTCGACCGACATGCGGCCGACGATCGCGCGCAGCGCGCCGGAGAGCACTTCCTGGGTGAAGCCGACGATCCCGTCCTGCTGCTGGAGGAAGCGCTGGGCCGCGGCGCGGATCGCGTCCTCGCTGCCGCCGACCTTGACGATCGCGACGCCTTCGAGGTTCGACTTGACGCCGCGCAGCGTCACCGCGCCGCGCACCGAGATCGGGATGTGGCGGCTGGAGAGGTCCAGGGTGAACTTCTGCTGGACGAACGGCACGACGAAGACGCCGCCGCCCACGACGACCTTCTGGCCGCTGTTGTCGATGCTGGTGCGTCCGGTGACCGGGTCCGTCGACTTCTTGCCGCGGCGGCCGGTGATGATGAACGCTTCGCTGGGCCCGGCCACCTTGTAGCGCGTGATGACGACGAGGCCGAGCAGGACGAGGAGTACGACGATGCCGATGACGGCGATGACTACTGGACTCATGAGGTCTGTCCCCCCTGCCTCCCTTGGGGGACGGCAGATCGTTGTGGAGCGGGCCGTGCTGTGGAGTTGACCGGGGTGGGGCGGTGGGCTCGGGGCGGGCGGGTGGAGCCGGTGATGCGTGGTCAGCGCTCCACCGGGCGTACCGCGACCGACGTGGTCGACAGGGCCTCTTCCACCCAGATCTCGGTCCCGCGCGCGACGGGCGTCGCCGATTTGGCCGCGTACTTCACCGGCTGGCCGCCCAGGCGCAGCAGCACCTCGCCGTAGCCCCCGGCGGGGATGGCCGTCACCACGGAACCCGAGGTGCCGACCAGGTCGGATTCGCGCGGGGTGGCGTGCGTCTGGTCGCGCATCAGGGCCCTGCTGAGTTTCCAGGTCAGCCAGCCCGCGACCAGGCCGGCGGCGCCGCCGACGACGGTGGCCACGAGCGTCCCCG
This sequence is a window from Streptomyces parvus. Protein-coding genes within it:
- a CDS encoding flotillin family protein, with the protein product MSPVVIAVIGIVVLLVLLGLVVITRYKVAGPSEAFIITGRRGKKSTDPVTGRTSIDNSGQKVVVGGGVFVVPFVQQKFTLDLSSRHIPISVRGAVTLRGVKSNLEGVAIVKVGGSEDAIRAAAQRFLQQQDGIVGFTQEVLSGALRAIVGRMSVEDIIRDRAAFAGQVAEEAEASLSGQGLILDAFQIQDITTEGSYLEDLGRPEAARAKQEADIAEAIAKRASEQARLKAAEEIAIAERTYYLKQAEIKAETEAAAAKANAAGPLAEAARQQEVLAEQEKVAERQAALTDRELDTKVRKPADAARYRAEQEAEARRIAQVKEAEADAERSRLTGQGEKLHRSALADAVRIEGEAEAASIAAKGAAEAEAMQKKADAFARYGDAAVLQMLVEVLPSVVAKASEPLSAIDKMTVISTDGASQLARTVTDNVAQGMELLSSTTGVDLASLLENLKNRTTTVPSPATTPDAPAANGEIEIKG